The genome window AGTCCGACTTCATCACGTCCGTCTCGGGGCTGGTCGCCTCACTTAAGAACGTGGACTGATGTCTCGGCCGAAGGCCGAGCCCAGGCTCTGGTCGACGTCTTAGGATTCAGGTGAAGGAAGGAGATGGCCCCAGAAGACAAGGATCAGCCCTCATGGGACGCCGTTTTGAAGGCGTATCAGGACGTCGTCTCGGTCTGGAAGGAGCCGACGGAAGACGAAGTCGGGCCCGGCGGACTCTTCGAGGGCGAGAACGAGCAGGCCGGACCGCCGGACCTTGCGGAAGACGCCGACAGCGCCGAGACGCAGGGGTCGTAAGGAGCAGCACGGCCCTTGTGCGCCGACGTACCCTTCGATCGTCTGGTTCTGGCCCTGAGTAAAACAGGGGTGTGGAACACCGGAAGACGTACGCCGAGGCGCTCCAAGACGCCTCCTTGAACAGCCTGTTCGACGTCGACGAAGCGCTCGAGGAGTCGGCCCGTCGCGCTCAGGAACCGGAATCCACAGACGGTGACGGCCAAGCCGAACGGCCTGGCCCGTCTTCTTAGAGGTCGAACGGCGCGGCCTCAGGCCCGCGTCGCCGGTGCGGGCGGGCTCTCGACCTTGACCTGCTCTCCGTCTTTCAGGCCGGAGACGATCTGGACGAGGGCGCCGTCGGTGATGCCGAGCGTCACCCGTCTCTTGCTCCACGTGCTGTCTTCCTTGACTTCGACCCAGAGGTCGGTGCCTTCACCGTGGACGGCGGTCGCCGGGACGACGAGGGCGTCTTCGACATAGCCGGACTTCACGCCGACCCGCTTCACCGTCGCACCCGGCTGGACGAGCGCGCCGGGGTTCTTGAAGGCGATGACGGCGAGGTAGACGCCGCTCGCCTGGCCTTCTTTCGGTGGGGCGACGGAGACGTCCAGGACTTCGCCGTCGACCGGGTCGGAACTGACGCCGTTGAACGCGACGAGGACGTCGGTGCCTTTCTTGACCTTGTCTTTGAGCTCGGCGGGGAGGAAGCCTTGCACGCGGACTTGGCGGAAGTCGACGACGGTCGCCAGGGCCTGGTTGGAGGTCGCCGACATGCCCGGTTTGGCTTCGAGCGAGACGACGGTGCCGGAGATCGGCGCGAGGATCAGGCCCTTGCGCTCGGCTTCTCGGACGGCGGCGAGGGTCGATCGGGCGCTGGCGACGGAGTCCTTGGCCGGTCGGAGCTGTTCGTCCCGTTCCCGCTGGGCTTCGGCGAGCGTGCGTTCGGCGTCCATGCGGGCTTGGACGGCGGCGTCGATGTCGGCTTCGCCCCCTCCGGCCACGACGTCGCGGGCCGTCTTTTCGACGGCGCGGGCCTCGTCCAGCGCTTTCTTGGCGTCCCGCACAGGGCCGGACTTGTCGGCGAGCTCGGCCGAATAGGCGGCGCCTGCGGACTGGGTCTGGGCTTTGGCCGCGGCCTTGGCCGAATCGGTCCCGGGGATGTCCAGCTTGGCGATGGCCTGTCCCTTTTCGACTTCCTTGCCTGCGACGGTGTAGACCTCGACGACCTGGGTGCTATAGGGCGAGGTGGTGACGGCCGACGCCGAGGCAGGGACGACGAGCTTGCCGTCGAAGAAGGTGTAGCCTGTCAGGGCCTGGCGTCTCACGGTGGCGACGGACGTTTCGCGACCGCCTTTGTCGGCGGCCATCGGTGAGCACCCGGCGATCACGAGGGCCAGGAGGGAGAGGGGTGCAGTGCGTGTCATCTCTGGGTCCTTGACGCCTTCGCCAAGTGCCGGACGGGGCGTCAGCATCTTTAACGCACGCCTTTGGAAAAAATTCTGAGGGGGTCCGCTTTCTTAGGGCCTGCGCCGAGGGCGGCGGTCCGGTTCTGCGGCGCCGGTGCATGCCCGTGCACAGGGACCGGCGTGGCACAATCCGAGGACGGTCGATGAGATATTGGCGCGCGTTCCTGGGCGAGCCGCCGCAACGCATGTTCTTGCAGTGGGGCGACCTGCCGCTCGGTCTGAAAGAGTGGGTCCAGCCCTCTGACACCTGGCGGGTCATCCTCTACGACCACGACGGGCTGGCGCGGATCAACGGCCGTTCGTACCCTTACACGAAGGGCCAAGGCTTGATCTTCCCGCCGTTCGCGAGCTGCGCCCACGCCCACGTCGGCCCGCCGTCCTTGGTGGCGTCCGCACATTTCGATTTTCCGCCGACTCAGGAAAAGCCTGTCGCCCTGCCTGCGCAGTTTTCGTTCAGCCGGGAATGGTACGACCTCTTGTGGAACGCGGGGGAGCACGGCATGGGCGGTGCCGAACGGGGCAAAGCTCTCGTGTGGCACGTCCTCTGGACCGTTTCGGAACCGACGTCCGTTCTCCGGACGCAGACCGCGATCTATGACGCCGAGGACATGATCCGCTCCGAACTCGACCAGCCGCTGCGGGTCTCAGAGCTGGCGACACGGCTCGGGATCTCGCAGGGCACGTTGCTGCTCTGGTTCCAGTCCGAACACGGCACGACGATCCGTGGCTTCATCCGGCAAGCCCGGGCGAGGGAAGCGTGCCGCCTGCTGATTTCGACCGACCTCAAGGTCAAGCAGATCGCGGCCCAAGTCGGCGTCCCCGACCTGCACCAGTTCAACAAGCTCGTCCGTTCTCACACCGGCCTCTCGCCTCGGGACTACCGCAACAAGGCGGGCTGACCGCTTCTGTCAGCGGAACTCGACGGTGAGGAGCGAATGGTCGGAGATCCGTTCGGTCCGGACGTCGTGACGGAACCGGCACGTGGTGACGTCGTGGGCCAAGGCCGGGGAGACGTAGCAGTGGTCGAGCCGGAACCCGTTCTGTCTGTGGCTGAACCAAGAGTATTCCGAGGTCTCGGGGTTGCAGGCTCGCCACGCGTCGGTCCAGCCCGTCGCGATCAAGTGCTTGAGGAAGACCGCTTCGCGGATGGG of Armatimonadota bacterium contains these proteins:
- a CDS encoding helix-turn-helix transcriptional regulator codes for the protein MRYWRAFLGEPPQRMFLQWGDLPLGLKEWVQPSDTWRVILYDHDGLARINGRSYPYTKGQGLIFPPFASCAHAHVGPPSLVASAHFDFPPTQEKPVALPAQFSFSREWYDLLWNAGEHGMGGAERGKALVWHVLWTVSEPTSVLRTQTAIYDAEDMIRSELDQPLRVSELATRLGISQGTLLLWFQSEHGTTIRGFIRQARAREACRLLISTDLKVKQIAAQVGVPDLHQFNKLVRSHTGLSPRDYRNKAG
- a CDS encoding HlyD family efflux transporter periplasmic adaptor subunit, translated to MTRTAPLSLLALVIAGCSPMAADKGGRETSVATVRRQALTGYTFFDGKLVVPASASAVTTSPYSTQVVEVYTVAGKEVEKGQAIAKLDIPGTDSAKAAAKAQTQSAGAAYSAELADKSGPVRDAKKALDEARAVEKTARDVVAGGGEADIDAAVQARMDAERTLAEAQRERDEQLRPAKDSVASARSTLAAVREAERKGLILAPISGTVVSLEAKPGMSATSNQALATVVDFRQVRVQGFLPAELKDKVKKGTDVLVAFNGVSSDPVDGEVLDVSVAPPKEGQASGVYLAVIAFKNPGALVQPGATVKRVGVKSGYVEDALVVPATAVHGEGTDLWVEVKEDSTWSKRRVTLGITDGALVQIVSGLKDGEQVKVESPPAPATRA